The following are encoded together in the Glycine soja cultivar W05 chromosome 5, ASM419377v2, whole genome shotgun sequence genome:
- the LOC114411528 gene encoding uncharacterized protein LOC114411528, producing MTKMWPLRSQKNSTTTVKMQHESATTNTVATKSLISTCHCCCLVTKLMTKLKRRGRTLRPKSASRQGSFQCRYDPLSYSLNFDTTGCGSLMDEDYYKFYAFSSRFLANPRTPCPIVQVQGTPINQ from the coding sequence ATGACAAAAATGTGGCCTCTAAGGTCTCAAAAGAACAGCACCACCACAGTGAAGATGCAACATGAATCTGCCACCACCAATACCGTGGCAACAAAATCTCTGATCTCAACATGCCACTGTTGTTGTTTGGTGACAAAACTGATGACAAAGCTCAAGAGACGTGGCCGAACACTGCGACCAAAAAGTGCAAGTCGACAGGGTTCATTCCAATGCCGCTATGATCCATTGAGCTATTCCTTGAACTTTGACACCACTGGATGTGGCAGCTTAATGGATGAAGATTACTATAAGTTCTATGCTTTTTCTTCGAGGTTTCTGGCAAATCCAAGAACTCCATGCCCCATTGTTCAAGTACAAGGAACTCCCATTAACCAATAG
- the LOC114412682 gene encoding potassium transporter 10-like isoform X1, whose amino-acid sequence MGSRVDTDEDSDNRGSMWDLDQKLDQPMDEEAGRLRNMYREKFLLVQKSSALLLLRLAFQSLGVVYGDLGTSPLYVFYNTFPNGVKDEEDVIGALSLIIYSLTLVPLLKYVFVVLRANDNGQGGTFALYSLLCRHAKIKTIPNQHRTDEDLTTYSRSTFHEKSFAAKTKRWLEEQESAKRAILILVLVGTCMVIGDGILTPAISVLSAVGGIKVNQPRMSSGVVVLVAVVILVGFFSMQHYGTDRVSWLFAPIVLLWFLLIGGIGIFNIWKYGSGVLKAFSPVYIYRYFRRGGKEGWTSLGGIMLSITGTEALFADLAHFPVSAVQLAFTLVVFPCLLLAYSGQAAYLMNNLTHSQDAFYRSIPDRIYWPVFIVATLAAVVASQATITATFSIIKQALALGSFPRVKVVYTSKKFLGQIYVPDINWILMILCIAVTAGFENQNQIGNAYGTAVVIVMLVTTILMILIMILVWRCHWILVLVFTGLSLIVECTYFSSVLFKVDQGGWVPLAIAGAFLIIMSVWHYGTVKRYEFEMHSKVSMAWILGLGPSLGLVRVPGIGLVYTELASGVPHIFSHFITNLPAIHSVVVFVCVKYLPVYTVPEEERFLVKRIGPKNFHIFRCVARYGYKDLHKKDDDFEKKLFENLFTFVRLESMMEGCSDSDEYSLYGQKIEHPRDGLLHNNGSTVSSNMDLTMSSVDSIVPVRSPHHMNITVRSSGQTSSQTEVDEFEFLNTCRDAGVVHILGNTVVRARRESRFYKKIAVDYIYAFLRKICRENSVIFNVPHESLLNVGQIFYV is encoded by the exons ATGGGTTCGAGAGTAGATACTGATGAAGATAGTGATAACAGAGGTAGTATGTGGGATTTGGATCAGAAGCTTGACCAGCCTATGGATGAAGAGGCAGGAAGGCTCAGAAATATGTACAGAGAAAAA TTTTTACTTGTTCAGAAATCTTCAGCATTGTTGCTTCTGCGGCTAGCATTTCAGAGTCTTGGTGTGGTTTATGGAGACTTGGGCACTTCACCCTTGTATGTTTTCTACAATACATTTCCTAATGGAGTGAAAGATGAGGAGGATGTAATTGGAGCGCTTTCTTTGATTATCTACTCTCTTACCTTGGTGCCACTCctcaaatatgtttttgttgtattAAGAGCAAATGACAATGGCCAAG GTGGAACATTTGCGCTTTATTCCTTGCTTTGCCGGCATGCAAAGATAAAAACCATTCCTAACCAGCATCGAACCGATGAAGACCTAACGACATATAGTCGGTCTACCTTCCATGAAAAATCTTTTGCTGCAAAAACCAAAAGATGGTTAGAGGAACAAGAATCTGCGAAAAGAGCCATTCTTATTCTTGTCCTTGTTGGCACCTGTATGGTTATTGGAGATGGGATTCTTACCCCGGCTATATCTG TTTTATCAGCTGTTGGTGGCATCAAGGTAAATCAGCCTCGGATGAGTAGTG GTGTAGTAGTGCTGGTTGCTGTGGTAATATTAGTTGGGTTCTTCAGCATGCAACATTATGGCACAGATAGAGTTAGTTGGCTCTTTGCTCCAATTGTCCTTCTTTGGTTTCTCCTAATTGGAGGTATAGGTATATTTAACATCTGGAAGTATGGAAGCGGTGTTCTAAAAGCTTTTTCTCCGGTGTATATATATCGCTATTTTAGAAGAGGAGGAAAGGAAGGATGGACTTCCCTTGGTGGGATCATGCTCAGCATAACTG GGACAGAAGCTCTTTTTGCTGACCTAGCCCATTTTCCAGTCTCAGCTGTACAGCTTGCATTTACTCTAGTTGTGTTTCCTTGCCTTCTTTTAGCCTATTCTGGTCAAGCTGCTTACCTTATGAATAACTTGACCCATTCACAAGATGCTTTTTATCGTTCAATTCCAG ATAGAATATATTGGCCAGTATTTATTGTTGCAACATTGGCAGCCGTAGTTGCAAGCCAGGCTACAATAACTGCAACTTTTTCAATTATTAAGCAAGCCCTTGCTCTTGGATCTTTCCCTAGAGTTAAAGTTGTGTATACATCAAAGAAATTTCTTGGCCAGATATATGTTCCAGATATTAATTGGATCCTTATGATTCTTTGCATTGCTGTTACGGCTGGGTTCGAAAATCAAAACCAGATTGGAAATGCATATG GTACTGCAGTTGTTATAGTCATGCTGGTTACAACGATCCTTATGATTTTAATCATGATACTAGTGTGGCGCTGCCATTGGATTCTCGTCCTCGTCTTCACTGGCTTATCATTGATTGTGGAATGCACATACTTCTCCTCAGTACTCTTCAAAGTTGATCAAGGTGGGTGGGTTCCACTTGCCATTGCTGGAgcatttcttattattatgtCTGTTTGGCATTACGGCACCGTGAAACGGTATGAGTTTGAAATGCATAGTAAGGTCTCAATGGCATGGATTCTTGGTCTTGGCCCAAGTTTAGGACTTGTTCGTGTCCCCGGAATTGGACTAGTCTACACAGAACTTGCAAGTGGAGTGCCCCAcattttttctcatttcatCACCAACCTACCAGCCATTCATTCCGTTGTTGTTTTTGTATGTGTGAAGTACCTTCCTGTCTACACAGTCCCAGAAGAAGAACGATTCCTTGTCAAGAGGATTGGACCTAAGAATTTCCACATCTTTCGATGTGTGGCACGGTATGGCTATAAAGATCTGCACAAGAAAGATGATGATTTTGAGAAAAAACTCTTTGAGAACCTTTTCACATTCGTTCGGCTTGAGTCTATGATGGAAGGATGTTCAGATTCAGATGAATACAGCTTATATGGACAGAAAATAGAGCATCCAAGAGATGGCCTTTTGCATAACAATGGAAGCACAGTTTCTTCCAATATGGATTTAACAATGTCCTCAGTAGATTCAATAGTACCAGTTAGATCACCGCATCACATGAATATTACTGTCAGGTCTTCTGGTCAAACAAGCAGCCAGACCGAAGTTGacgaatttgaatttttgaataCCTGCAGGGATGCTGGGGTGGTTCACATACTAGGAAACACAGTTGTGAGGGCAAGGAGAGAATCAAGGTTCTACAAGAAAATAGCTGTTGATTATATTTATGCATTTCTTAGGAAGATATGCAGGGAAAATAGTGTAATCTTCAATGTCCCTCATGAGAGTCTCTTAAATGTTGGCCAGATTTTCTATGTATAG
- the LOC114412682 gene encoding potassium transporter 10-like isoform X2 — translation MGSRVDTDEDSDNRGSMWDLDQKLDQPMDEEAGRLRNMYREKKSSALLLLRLAFQSLGVVYGDLGTSPLYVFYNTFPNGVKDEEDVIGALSLIIYSLTLVPLLKYVFVVLRANDNGQGGTFALYSLLCRHAKIKTIPNQHRTDEDLTTYSRSTFHEKSFAAKTKRWLEEQESAKRAILILVLVGTCMVIGDGILTPAISVLSAVGGIKVNQPRMSSGVVVLVAVVILVGFFSMQHYGTDRVSWLFAPIVLLWFLLIGGIGIFNIWKYGSGVLKAFSPVYIYRYFRRGGKEGWTSLGGIMLSITGTEALFADLAHFPVSAVQLAFTLVVFPCLLLAYSGQAAYLMNNLTHSQDAFYRSIPDRIYWPVFIVATLAAVVASQATITATFSIIKQALALGSFPRVKVVYTSKKFLGQIYVPDINWILMILCIAVTAGFENQNQIGNAYGTAVVIVMLVTTILMILIMILVWRCHWILVLVFTGLSLIVECTYFSSVLFKVDQGGWVPLAIAGAFLIIMSVWHYGTVKRYEFEMHSKVSMAWILGLGPSLGLVRVPGIGLVYTELASGVPHIFSHFITNLPAIHSVVVFVCVKYLPVYTVPEEERFLVKRIGPKNFHIFRCVARYGYKDLHKKDDDFEKKLFENLFTFVRLESMMEGCSDSDEYSLYGQKIEHPRDGLLHNNGSTVSSNMDLTMSSVDSIVPVRSPHHMNITVRSSGQTSSQTEVDEFEFLNTCRDAGVVHILGNTVVRARRESRFYKKIAVDYIYAFLRKICRENSVIFNVPHESLLNVGQIFYV, via the exons ATGGGTTCGAGAGTAGATACTGATGAAGATAGTGATAACAGAGGTAGTATGTGGGATTTGGATCAGAAGCTTGACCAGCCTATGGATGAAGAGGCAGGAAGGCTCAGAAATATGTACAGAGAAAAA AAATCTTCAGCATTGTTGCTTCTGCGGCTAGCATTTCAGAGTCTTGGTGTGGTTTATGGAGACTTGGGCACTTCACCCTTGTATGTTTTCTACAATACATTTCCTAATGGAGTGAAAGATGAGGAGGATGTAATTGGAGCGCTTTCTTTGATTATCTACTCTCTTACCTTGGTGCCACTCctcaaatatgtttttgttgtattAAGAGCAAATGACAATGGCCAAG GTGGAACATTTGCGCTTTATTCCTTGCTTTGCCGGCATGCAAAGATAAAAACCATTCCTAACCAGCATCGAACCGATGAAGACCTAACGACATATAGTCGGTCTACCTTCCATGAAAAATCTTTTGCTGCAAAAACCAAAAGATGGTTAGAGGAACAAGAATCTGCGAAAAGAGCCATTCTTATTCTTGTCCTTGTTGGCACCTGTATGGTTATTGGAGATGGGATTCTTACCCCGGCTATATCTG TTTTATCAGCTGTTGGTGGCATCAAGGTAAATCAGCCTCGGATGAGTAGTG GTGTAGTAGTGCTGGTTGCTGTGGTAATATTAGTTGGGTTCTTCAGCATGCAACATTATGGCACAGATAGAGTTAGTTGGCTCTTTGCTCCAATTGTCCTTCTTTGGTTTCTCCTAATTGGAGGTATAGGTATATTTAACATCTGGAAGTATGGAAGCGGTGTTCTAAAAGCTTTTTCTCCGGTGTATATATATCGCTATTTTAGAAGAGGAGGAAAGGAAGGATGGACTTCCCTTGGTGGGATCATGCTCAGCATAACTG GGACAGAAGCTCTTTTTGCTGACCTAGCCCATTTTCCAGTCTCAGCTGTACAGCTTGCATTTACTCTAGTTGTGTTTCCTTGCCTTCTTTTAGCCTATTCTGGTCAAGCTGCTTACCTTATGAATAACTTGACCCATTCACAAGATGCTTTTTATCGTTCAATTCCAG ATAGAATATATTGGCCAGTATTTATTGTTGCAACATTGGCAGCCGTAGTTGCAAGCCAGGCTACAATAACTGCAACTTTTTCAATTATTAAGCAAGCCCTTGCTCTTGGATCTTTCCCTAGAGTTAAAGTTGTGTATACATCAAAGAAATTTCTTGGCCAGATATATGTTCCAGATATTAATTGGATCCTTATGATTCTTTGCATTGCTGTTACGGCTGGGTTCGAAAATCAAAACCAGATTGGAAATGCATATG GTACTGCAGTTGTTATAGTCATGCTGGTTACAACGATCCTTATGATTTTAATCATGATACTAGTGTGGCGCTGCCATTGGATTCTCGTCCTCGTCTTCACTGGCTTATCATTGATTGTGGAATGCACATACTTCTCCTCAGTACTCTTCAAAGTTGATCAAGGTGGGTGGGTTCCACTTGCCATTGCTGGAgcatttcttattattatgtCTGTTTGGCATTACGGCACCGTGAAACGGTATGAGTTTGAAATGCATAGTAAGGTCTCAATGGCATGGATTCTTGGTCTTGGCCCAAGTTTAGGACTTGTTCGTGTCCCCGGAATTGGACTAGTCTACACAGAACTTGCAAGTGGAGTGCCCCAcattttttctcatttcatCACCAACCTACCAGCCATTCATTCCGTTGTTGTTTTTGTATGTGTGAAGTACCTTCCTGTCTACACAGTCCCAGAAGAAGAACGATTCCTTGTCAAGAGGATTGGACCTAAGAATTTCCACATCTTTCGATGTGTGGCACGGTATGGCTATAAAGATCTGCACAAGAAAGATGATGATTTTGAGAAAAAACTCTTTGAGAACCTTTTCACATTCGTTCGGCTTGAGTCTATGATGGAAGGATGTTCAGATTCAGATGAATACAGCTTATATGGACAGAAAATAGAGCATCCAAGAGATGGCCTTTTGCATAACAATGGAAGCACAGTTTCTTCCAATATGGATTTAACAATGTCCTCAGTAGATTCAATAGTACCAGTTAGATCACCGCATCACATGAATATTACTGTCAGGTCTTCTGGTCAAACAAGCAGCCAGACCGAAGTTGacgaatttgaatttttgaataCCTGCAGGGATGCTGGGGTGGTTCACATACTAGGAAACACAGTTGTGAGGGCAAGGAGAGAATCAAGGTTCTACAAGAAAATAGCTGTTGATTATATTTATGCATTTCTTAGGAAGATATGCAGGGAAAATAGTGTAATCTTCAATGTCCCTCATGAGAGTCTCTTAAATGTTGGCCAGATTTTCTATGTATAG
- the LOC114412684 gene encoding ATP-dependent zinc metalloprotease FTSH 2, chloroplastic-like isoform X2: MAASSACLVGNGLSTRGNRITLKKDFNGRYLYSPWRLSSLNNKASEAFSIKSSLEQRQQQEGRRGFLKLLLGNVGVGLPALLASGKAYADEQGVSSSRMSYSRFLEYLDKDRVKKVDLYDNGNTAVVEAVSPELGNRLQYVRVQLPGLNQELLQKFREKNIDFAAHSPQEESGSLLANLIGNLAFPLILIGGLFLLSRRSGGMGGPGGPGFPLAFGQSKAKFQMEPNTGVTFDDVAGVDEAKQDFMEVVEFLKKPERFTAVGARIPKGVLLVGPPGTGKTLLAKAIAGEAGVPFFSISGSEFVEMFVGVGASRVRDLFKKAKENAPCIVFVDEIDAVGRQRGTGIGGGNDEREQTLNQLLTEMDGFEGNTGIIVVAATNRADILDSALLRPGRFDRQVTVDVPDIRGRTEILKVHASNKKFDADVSLEVIAMRTPGFSGADLANLLNEAAILAGRRGKTGISSKEIDDSIDRIVAGMEGTVMTDGKSKSLVAYHEVGHAICGTLTPGHDAVQKVTLVPRGQARGLTWFIPNDDPTLISKQQLFARIVGGLGGRAAEEIIFGEPEVTTGAAGDLQQITGLAKQMVTTFGMSDIGPWSLMEASAQSGDVIMRMMARNSMSERLAEDIDAAIKRISDEAYEIALDHIRNNREAIDKIVEVLLEKETLTGDEFRAILSEFAEIPVENRVPPSTPVPATV, from the exons ATGGCAGCGTCATCAGCATGCCTTGTAGGGAATGGTTTATCTACACGGGGTAATAGAATAACTCTCAAGAAGGACTTCAATGGAAGATATCTCTACTCACCTTGGAGACTTTCATCATTGAACAATAAGGCATCAGAAGCATTTTCCATAAAGTCTTCCTTGGAGCAAAGGCAACAACAAGAAGGGAGAAGGGGGTTTCTGAAACTGTTGCTTGGAAATGTGGGAGTTGGTTTGCCTGCACTATTGGCAAGTGGCAAAGCTTATGCTGATGAACAAGGGGTTTCCTCCTCCAGAATGTCTTACTCCAGGTTTCTGGAGTATTTGGACAAGGACAGAGTTAAAAAAGTGGATCTGTATGACAATGGAAACACTGCTGTTGTTGAGGCTGTTTCCCCCGAGTTGGGGAATCGGTTGCAGTATGTTAGAGTTCAACTCCCTGGACTTAACCAAGAGCTCCTTCAGAAATTCAGGGAAAAGAATATTGACTTTGCAGCTCATAGTCCCCAAGAAGAGTCAGGTTCTCTTTTAGCTAACCTGATTGGGAATCTGGCTTTCCCTTTGATCTTGATTGGAGGATTGTTCCTTCTCTCGAGACGATCCGGAGGGATGGGAGGTCCTGGTGGGCCCGGATTTCCTCTTGCTTTTGGTCAATCCAAAGCCAAGTTTCAAATGGAACCGAACACCGGAGTGACATTTGATGATGTTGCTGGGGTGGATGAAGCCAAGCAGGACTTTATGGAGGTTGTGGAGTTTCTAAAGAAGCCTGAGAGGTTCACTGCTGTTGGGGCTCGCATACCGAAAGGAGTTCTTCTTGTTGGTCCTCCAGGAACTGGGAAGACACTGTTAGCCAAGGCTATTGCTGGTGAAGCTGGTGTTCCATTTTTCTCAATATCAGGTTCTGAGTTTGTTGAGATGTTTGTTGGTGTTGGTGCTTCTCGTGTTCGTGATTTGTTCAAGAAGGCCAAAGAGAATGCCCCTTGCATTGTCTTTGTTGATGAAATTGATGCTGTTGGAAGACAAAGAGGGACTGGAATTGGTGGTGGGAATGATGAAAGAGAGCAGACCCTCAACCAACTTTTGACAGAAATGGATGGGTTTGAGGGTAACACTGGTATCATTGTCGTTGCAGCAACTAACAGGGCTGACATTCTTGACTCTGCCTTATTGAGACCGGGTCGGTTTGATAGACAG GTGACAGTTGATGTTCCAGATATAAGGGGAAGGACTGAAATCCTAAAGGTTCATGCTAGCAACAAAAAGTTTGATGCTGATGTTTCTCTTGAAGTGATTGCGATGAGAACGCCTGGCTTTAGTGGAGCTGATCTTGCGAATCTCTTGAATGAAGCTGCTATATTAGCTGGTCGCCGGGGAAAGACAGGTATTTCATCTAAAGAAATCGATGATTCTATTGATAGGATTGTGGCTGGAATGGAAGGAACAGTTATGACAGATGGGAAGAGCAAAAGCTTAGTGGCATATCATGAAGTTGGGCATGCTATTTGTGG AACTTTGACTCCTGGTCATGATGCTGTGCAAAAGGTAACACTAGTTCCTCGTGGTCAAGCTCGGGGTCTTACATGGTTCATTCCTAATGATGATCCAACTCTGATCTCCAAACAACAACTCTTTGCAAGAATTGTTGGAGGACTAGGTGGAAGGGCTGcagaagaaattatttttggtGAGCCTGAAGTTACAACTGGAGCAGCTGGTGATTTGCAGCAAATCACCGGTTTGGCAAAACAG ATGGTAACCACATTTGGAATGTCTGATATTGGTCCTTGGTCACTTATGGAAGCATCAGCACAAAGTGGGGATGTCATCATGAGAATGATGGCAAGGAACTCAATGTCAGAGAGACTTGCAGAAGACATCGATGCTGCCATCAAGAGGATCTCAGATGAAGCATATGAAATTGCACTAGACCATATAAGGAACAACCGTGAGGCGATTGACAAGATTGTGGAAGTCCTTCTGGAGAAGGAGACACTGACCGGAGATGAATTCCGTGCTATATTGTCTGAGTTTGCTGAAATTCCAGTTGAAAACCGTGTCCCTCCTTCAACTCCAGTACCAGCCACTGTTTGA
- the LOC114412684 gene encoding ATP-dependent zinc metalloprotease FTSH 2, chloroplastic-like isoform X1, translated as MQMAASSACLVGNGLSTRGNRITLKKDFNGRYLYSPWRLSSLNNKASEAFSIKSSLEQRQQQEGRRGFLKLLLGNVGVGLPALLASGKAYADEQGVSSSRMSYSRFLEYLDKDRVKKVDLYDNGNTAVVEAVSPELGNRLQYVRVQLPGLNQELLQKFREKNIDFAAHSPQEESGSLLANLIGNLAFPLILIGGLFLLSRRSGGMGGPGGPGFPLAFGQSKAKFQMEPNTGVTFDDVAGVDEAKQDFMEVVEFLKKPERFTAVGARIPKGVLLVGPPGTGKTLLAKAIAGEAGVPFFSISGSEFVEMFVGVGASRVRDLFKKAKENAPCIVFVDEIDAVGRQRGTGIGGGNDEREQTLNQLLTEMDGFEGNTGIIVVAATNRADILDSALLRPGRFDRQVTVDVPDIRGRTEILKVHASNKKFDADVSLEVIAMRTPGFSGADLANLLNEAAILAGRRGKTGISSKEIDDSIDRIVAGMEGTVMTDGKSKSLVAYHEVGHAICGTLTPGHDAVQKVTLVPRGQARGLTWFIPNDDPTLISKQQLFARIVGGLGGRAAEEIIFGEPEVTTGAAGDLQQITGLAKQMVTTFGMSDIGPWSLMEASAQSGDVIMRMMARNSMSERLAEDIDAAIKRISDEAYEIALDHIRNNREAIDKIVEVLLEKETLTGDEFRAILSEFAEIPVENRVPPSTPVPATV; from the exons ATGCAGATGGCAGCGTCATCAGCATGCCTTGTAGGGAATGGTTTATCTACACGGGGTAATAGAATAACTCTCAAGAAGGACTTCAATGGAAGATATCTCTACTCACCTTGGAGACTTTCATCATTGAACAATAAGGCATCAGAAGCATTTTCCATAAAGTCTTCCTTGGAGCAAAGGCAACAACAAGAAGGGAGAAGGGGGTTTCTGAAACTGTTGCTTGGAAATGTGGGAGTTGGTTTGCCTGCACTATTGGCAAGTGGCAAAGCTTATGCTGATGAACAAGGGGTTTCCTCCTCCAGAATGTCTTACTCCAGGTTTCTGGAGTATTTGGACAAGGACAGAGTTAAAAAAGTGGATCTGTATGACAATGGAAACACTGCTGTTGTTGAGGCTGTTTCCCCCGAGTTGGGGAATCGGTTGCAGTATGTTAGAGTTCAACTCCCTGGACTTAACCAAGAGCTCCTTCAGAAATTCAGGGAAAAGAATATTGACTTTGCAGCTCATAGTCCCCAAGAAGAGTCAGGTTCTCTTTTAGCTAACCTGATTGGGAATCTGGCTTTCCCTTTGATCTTGATTGGAGGATTGTTCCTTCTCTCGAGACGATCCGGAGGGATGGGAGGTCCTGGTGGGCCCGGATTTCCTCTTGCTTTTGGTCAATCCAAAGCCAAGTTTCAAATGGAACCGAACACCGGAGTGACATTTGATGATGTTGCTGGGGTGGATGAAGCCAAGCAGGACTTTATGGAGGTTGTGGAGTTTCTAAAGAAGCCTGAGAGGTTCACTGCTGTTGGGGCTCGCATACCGAAAGGAGTTCTTCTTGTTGGTCCTCCAGGAACTGGGAAGACACTGTTAGCCAAGGCTATTGCTGGTGAAGCTGGTGTTCCATTTTTCTCAATATCAGGTTCTGAGTTTGTTGAGATGTTTGTTGGTGTTGGTGCTTCTCGTGTTCGTGATTTGTTCAAGAAGGCCAAAGAGAATGCCCCTTGCATTGTCTTTGTTGATGAAATTGATGCTGTTGGAAGACAAAGAGGGACTGGAATTGGTGGTGGGAATGATGAAAGAGAGCAGACCCTCAACCAACTTTTGACAGAAATGGATGGGTTTGAGGGTAACACTGGTATCATTGTCGTTGCAGCAACTAACAGGGCTGACATTCTTGACTCTGCCTTATTGAGACCGGGTCGGTTTGATAGACAG GTGACAGTTGATGTTCCAGATATAAGGGGAAGGACTGAAATCCTAAAGGTTCATGCTAGCAACAAAAAGTTTGATGCTGATGTTTCTCTTGAAGTGATTGCGATGAGAACGCCTGGCTTTAGTGGAGCTGATCTTGCGAATCTCTTGAATGAAGCTGCTATATTAGCTGGTCGCCGGGGAAAGACAGGTATTTCATCTAAAGAAATCGATGATTCTATTGATAGGATTGTGGCTGGAATGGAAGGAACAGTTATGACAGATGGGAAGAGCAAAAGCTTAGTGGCATATCATGAAGTTGGGCATGCTATTTGTGG AACTTTGACTCCTGGTCATGATGCTGTGCAAAAGGTAACACTAGTTCCTCGTGGTCAAGCTCGGGGTCTTACATGGTTCATTCCTAATGATGATCCAACTCTGATCTCCAAACAACAACTCTTTGCAAGAATTGTTGGAGGACTAGGTGGAAGGGCTGcagaagaaattatttttggtGAGCCTGAAGTTACAACTGGAGCAGCTGGTGATTTGCAGCAAATCACCGGTTTGGCAAAACAG ATGGTAACCACATTTGGAATGTCTGATATTGGTCCTTGGTCACTTATGGAAGCATCAGCACAAAGTGGGGATGTCATCATGAGAATGATGGCAAGGAACTCAATGTCAGAGAGACTTGCAGAAGACATCGATGCTGCCATCAAGAGGATCTCAGATGAAGCATATGAAATTGCACTAGACCATATAAGGAACAACCGTGAGGCGATTGACAAGATTGTGGAAGTCCTTCTGGAGAAGGAGACACTGACCGGAGATGAATTCCGTGCTATATTGTCTGAGTTTGCTGAAATTCCAGTTGAAAACCGTGTCCCTCCTTCAACTCCAGTACCAGCCACTGTTTGA